Part of the Bacteroidota bacterium genome is shown below.
CAATTCTTCGATAGTTGTGTTAGGCGGAAATATTTGAATAAACTCTTTGGGAAATTTTTCTTTTTCAGAAGGACTTGCAATCGGGATAACTTTTTCAAATTGCCATTGTGAGGAAATTACTAATTCATTCCCGATATTTTTTGGGACGGACAACAACAACAATTTTGCAACATCATAAGAATTTGGTTGTTCGGCGAAAGGCACAATAGAAATATCTGGTTTAGATACAAAGGCCTGTAAACTAACCAACAGGATAATGCAAACTAAAATATTTACTATAGAACGTATGTACATTTTTAACAATTACTAATTTTTTTTACAACTGGGTTAAATTACTCAACTTGTTGGGTTATATCACCCACGGGTTGTGTGTTAATGTTCTTATTTTCGATAAGATCTTTAATGAAAAATGTAAGACATCGAAGATCGAAAGGTTTTTCAAAAAAAGAATCAATTGCTGATATTTCATTAACCCGATTACTTTCGGCGCTAATCATTACAACCGGGATACCGGGGAAAAGGGTTTTTGCTACCTTAGCTACCTTAAAACCGTCAATATTGGGGAG
Proteins encoded:
- a CDS encoding response regulator, which gives rise to MHTNNSKKRILIVEDEKLICWSLQNVLTKFGYEIKTVHSGENAIELFYTHSFDLIITDMKLPNIDGFKVAKVAKTLFPGIPVVMISAESNRVNEISAIDSFFEKPFDLRCLTFFIKDLIENKNINTQPVGDITQQVE